A single region of the Tissierellales bacterium genome encodes:
- a CDS encoding glutaredoxin family protein: MKNITIFTSSTCPYCISAKDYFKHKNIPFEEKNVSTDPSARKELMAKGYMGVPVIIIDGEELIGFDEERLNKILD, from the coding sequence ATGAAAAATATAACTATATTCACATCTAGTACTTGTCCATATTGTATATCGGCGAAGGACTATTTTAAACATAAAAATATTCCGTTTGAAGAGAAGAACGTTAGTACGGACCCTAGCGCGAGAAAAGAACTCATGGCGAAAGGATATATGGGAGTGCCAGTTATCATAATAGATGGAGAAGAACTTATAGGATTTGATGAAGAAAGATTGAATAAGATATTAGATTAG
- a CDS encoding glutaredoxin family protein — MDKVIVYSSNTCPHCTTAKQYLTEKGIAYEEKNVGTDMEARKELMAKGYMGVPVLIIGDEEIVGFDKEKIDKAIEGK, encoded by the coding sequence ATGGATAAAGTTATTGTATACTCAAGCAACACTTGCCCACATTGTACTACAGCTAAGCAGTACCTAACAGAAAAGGGAATTGCTTATGAAGAAAAAAATGTAGGAACGGATATGGAAGCGAGAAAAGAACTCATGGCGAAAGGATACATGGGAGTGCCAGTTTTAATTATCGGAGACGAAGAAATTGTTGGTTTTGATAAAGAGAAAATCGACAAAGCTATAGAAGGTAAATAA